GGGCACCGGGACCGCCTTGCCGTTATCAGGCGCAGCACCGCCATTGGAATGGCGCTGCACGATCGACTCGATCGAGATCTTCTGCTCGGCGAGCCGGGTCGCGATCGCAGCCGCAGTGCCCGGAAAATCGCGCGCCAGCAGGCGGATGTAGTAGCCGCCTTCGTGCCGCTCCATCGGCGCCTTCCTGGTGTCGCGAAGCTGCGCGATCGGCCGTCCGAACGGATTGGCGCGAATGCCGCGCGCCACGTCGGCGATGTCGGCAACGACGGCGGATGCGGTTGCAGCACCGCCCGCGCCGGGGCCGACCAGCGTGATCGGCGGAATGCCCTCGCCATCGATCGTGACCGCATTGGTGACCCCCATCACCTGTGCGATCGAGGACGACTTCGGAACCATGGTCGGATGCACGCGCTGCTCGATGCCCTTGGCGGTGCGAACGGCAACGCCGAGCAGCTTGACGCGATAACCAAGATCGGCGGCCGCGCGCAGATCTTCCGGCGCGATGGAGGAGATGCCTTCGACATACACCGCGCTTTGAGCAACTTTCGTGCCGAAAGCGAGGCTGGCGAGGATCGCGAGCTTCTGCGCGGTGTCGTGACCGTCGACGTCGAAGGACGGGTTGGCCTCGGCATAGCCCAGCCGCTGCGCATCCTTCAGGCACTCGGCAAACGACAGGCCCTCCTGCTCCATCCGGGTCAGGATGTAATTGCAGGTGCCATTGAGGATGCCGTAGACGCGGTTGATGCCGGTTCCGGCAAGACCTTCGCGTAACGTCTTGATGACAGGGATGGCAGCGCCCACGGCTGCCTCGAAATTCAGCGCACCGCCATGCTTCTCGGCCGATTTGGCGAGCTTCAGGCCGTGCCTGGCGAGCAGTGCCTTGTTGGCGGTGACCACAGACTTGCCGGCGTTGAGCGCGGCTTCAACCGCCGAGAGCGCGGGATCGCCGGCGCCGCCCATCAGCTCGACGAAGCAGTCGACCTCGGGATGCGTTGCGAGCGCAAGCGGATCCTTGACCCACTCGACGCCGCGCAGGTCGATACCGCGCTTCTTGGCCTTCGATCGTGCCGTGACGGCGACGACACGGATGCCACGGCCGCTGCGGCCCGCGAGCACGCGCGCCTGCGTTTCAATCAAACGGACAACTTCGGCACCCACGGTGCCGAGCCCCGCTATGCCCACTTTCAGGGGTGCAACCATGATGCTTCAGTGAACCTGCAGAAGAGAATTAGCGCCTGTTAGCGAGCGGAACGACGTTGTGCAACGTTTCGAGGCCGCTTTCAAGGAAGCGGCGCACGCCGCGCGCGGCCTGCCTGATCCGTTGCTCGTTTTCCACCATGGCGATGCGGACATATCCTTCACCATGCTCGCCGAAGCCGACGCCGGGCGAGACCGCGACGCCTGACTTTTCCACCATCAAAGTCGCGAACTGCATGCTGCCGACGCTGCGGAACGCCTCCGGCAGCGGCACCCAGGCGAACATCGAGGCCTCCGGCGGCGGAATCTCCCACCCGGCGCGGCCGAACGATTCCACCAGAGCGTCGCGGCGCTTGCGATAGGTGTCGCGCATCTCCTTGATGCAATCGTCAGGGCCGTTCAGCGCCGCGGTCGCGGCGACCTGCACGGGCGTGAAGGCGCCGTAATCGAGGTAGGATTTGACGCGGGCAAGCGCCGCGATGACGCGGTCATTGCCGACCGCAAAGCCCATGCGCCAGCCGGCCATCGAATACGTCTTCGACATCGAGGTGAACTCGACGGTGACGTCGATCGCGCCGGGCACCTGCAGCACCGAGGGCGGCGGATTGCTCTCGTCGAAATAGACCTCGGCATAAGCAAGATCGGACAGGATCAGGATCTCGTGCTTCTTCGCAAACGCGACGAGGTCCTTGTAGAAATCGAGGCTCGCGACATAGGCGGTCGGGTTCGAGGGATAGCAGACCACGAGCGCGAGCGGCTTCGGAATCGAATGCACGATCGCGCGCTCCACCGCCTCGAAGAATTGCGGCGTCGGCTCCGAGGGCACCGAGCGGATCACGCCGCCCGCCATCAAAAAGCCGAAGGCGTGAATCGGATAGCTCGGGTTCGGGCAGAGGATGACGTCGCCGGGCGCGGTGATCGCCTGCGCCACGTTGGCAAAGCCTTCCTTGGAGCCCAGCGTCGCCACCACCTGGGTGTCGGGGTTGAGCTTCACGCCGAAGCGGCGCTCGTAATAGGCAGCCTGGGCCCGGCGCAGGCCGGGAATGCCGCGGGAGGCCGAATAGCGGTCGGTGCGCGGCTTGCCCAACGTCTCCTTGAGCTTCTCCAGCACATGCGGCGGGGCCGGCAGGTCCGGATTGCCCATGCCGAGATCGATGATATCGGCGCCGGCATTCCGCGCGGCCGCCTTGGCCCGGTTGACCTGCTCGAACACGTAAGGCGGTAGGCGGCGGATGCGGTAAAAATCTTCCATGGGTCCAGACATCGGCTCTTGGGGCTCCGGGCAACCGGTCAGGATAGAATCGAGGGGCCACGACCGCCCCTTCGAGGAGATATCGTCCGACCCACGAAAATCACTCAAAATCAAATACTTGGAGCAATTTTCGGCGACAAGGACTGAACTCCTTCGCCCTGACTCTCGGCTGAATTGCAGTCTTTTTAGCACGGAGTGACGGGGGCGCCAGCGATTACGCGGCCTTATTTGGCATCCTTGGCCGCAACGGCCTGGCGGTCGCGCGCGGCCGCAAGCTCGGCCTCGATCTTGGCGCGTTGATCCGGTGGAATGATTGCCTGATCGCGATCAGGCGGCAAATCGTGCACCGGCAAATAGCCGGCAGGGTCCTTCGGGTGAGCGGGCGTGTCGGCTGCCGACATATCCGCGAGCTGGCTCGAACAGCCGCCCAGCATGAAAGCTGCGATCAGCAGCGCACAGCACACGAGCCGCGACTTTTGCAGGTCCCACAACGCAGACACTTGGGAATTCCCCACCTTGTCCCAACGCAAGGCTGCCGGCAATCTAACCAACAACCTGCCCAAGCTCAAACCATTGCTGCCCACAAATGGTACGAGCGAGAAATCATCGAAGGCCCACAGCACAAGACGTGCCCTGCGATTGTGACAAAAGCAAGAAGCGTTGTCGCAGTGCAGCACATCTTCGCGCCTGTTTCGCGCGAAACCATCGAGCTTCGCGGTGACGAATACAGAATGAATCGTTACTGTCGCCCTTATGAGTATTGCCACGACCGATACGCCCAAGCCCGGCTCAACGTCAGGGACAAAGACTGACACGAAGTTCGATGCGGAAGCCTTCGCGATGAATGTCGCGCGGGCGATGGAGAGCGGCGGCAAGGCACTTGCCGCGTATCTCAAGCCGCGCGAAACCGGCGAGGTGCAGGACCGCCCGCCGGCCGAGCTCACCGAGGTCGTCAAGACCTTCACATCGGTCGCCGAATACTGGCTGTCGGACCAGTCGCGTGCATCCGACCTCCAGACCAAGCTCGCCAAGGACTACCTCGATCTCTGGGGCGCGGCGGCGCGGCGGATGGCCGGCCAGGAGGCGCAGCCCGCGATCGCGCCCTCGCCGCGCGACAAGCGCTTCGCAGATCCGGAATGGAAGTCGAACCAGTTCTTCGACTTCGTGATGCAGCTCTATCTGCTCACCAGCAAATGGGCGCAGGAGCTGGTGAACGACGCCGAGCTTGATCCGGCGACCCGCCGCAAGGCCGAGTTCTATGTCCAGCAGGTCACCAACGCGATCTCGCCGTCGAACTTCGTGCTGACCAATCCGGAGGTGCTGCGCGAGACGGTTGCGAGCAGCGGCGAGAACCTGGCGCGCGGCCTGACCATGCTGGCGGAGGACATCGCCGCCGGCAAGGGCATGCTGAAGATCCGCCAGTCCAACCCGGACAACCTCGTCGTCGGCGTCAACATGGCGACGACGCCGGGCAA
This genomic interval from Bradyrhizobium guangzhouense contains the following:
- a CDS encoding homoserine dehydrogenase, which codes for MVAPLKVGIAGLGTVGAEVVRLIETQARVLAGRSGRGIRVVAVTARSKAKKRGIDLRGVEWVKDPLALATHPEVDCFVELMGGAGDPALSAVEAALNAGKSVVTANKALLARHGLKLAKSAEKHGGALNFEAAVGAAIPVIKTLREGLAGTGINRVYGILNGTCNYILTRMEQEGLSFAECLKDAQRLGYAEANPSFDVDGHDTAQKLAILASLAFGTKVAQSAVYVEGISSIAPEDLRAAADLGYRVKLLGVAVRTAKGIEQRVHPTMVPKSSSIAQVMGVTNAVTIDGEGIPPITLVGPGAGGAATASAVVADIADVARGIRANPFGRPIAQLRDTRKAPMERHEGGYYIRLLARDFPGTAAAIATRLAEQKISIESIVQRHSNGGAAPDNGKAVPVPVILITYATHEDAVRRALAAVQKDKVISGRPQVIRIEKN
- a CDS encoding LL-diaminopimelate aminotransferase, with amino-acid sequence MEDFYRIRRLPPYVFEQVNRAKAAARNAGADIIDLGMGNPDLPAPPHVLEKLKETLGKPRTDRYSASRGIPGLRRAQAAYYERRFGVKLNPDTQVVATLGSKEGFANVAQAITAPGDVILCPNPSYPIHAFGFLMAGGVIRSVPSEPTPQFFEAVERAIVHSIPKPLALVVCYPSNPTAYVASLDFYKDLVAFAKKHEILILSDLAYAEVYFDESNPPPSVLQVPGAIDVTVEFTSMSKTYSMAGWRMGFAVGNDRVIAALARVKSYLDYGAFTPVQVAATAALNGPDDCIKEMRDTYRKRRDALVESFGRAGWEIPPPEASMFAWVPLPEAFRSVGSMQFATLMVEKSGVAVSPGVGFGEHGEGYVRIAMVENEQRIRQAARGVRRFLESGLETLHNVVPLANRR